The following proteins are co-located in the Larus michahellis chromosome 9, bLarMic1.1, whole genome shotgun sequence genome:
- the RLIM gene encoding E3 ubiquitin-protein ligase RLIM isoform X2 — MESSDSSDKGNVDQSEAQRQSQLDRLDREEAFYQFVNNLSEEDYRLMRDNNLLGTPGAESAEDVSNGDSIIDWLNSVRQTGNTTRSGQRGNQSWRAVSRTNPNSGDFRFSLEINVNRNNGNTNPETENEPSVEPSSGEDLENSQSDSEIPRSESPSVRQPGSERSTSEELTTEEASPPRGQRRARSRSPEQRRTRARTDRSRSPINPVSEPPRRSHHNTSSQTLDHSSVNEAEGSSRTRQHVTLRQHAVGTEMPNENAVLFSTPETRPVPQAAGSSETNGTSESATPGQRPPTIVLDLQVRRVRPGEYRQRDSIANRTRSRSQTPNNTVTYESERGGFRRTFSRSERAGVRTYVSTIRIPIRRILNTGLSETTSVAIQTMLRQIMTGFGELSYFMYSDSDADPSGPTPNQNVDASEAQNGGGGTSSNESTDVSSGEVYEGGNEGGSTSGARREGRNTRGSVTFEESGSLPFLSLAQFFLLNEDDDDQPRGLTKEQIDNLAMRNFGESDALKTCSVCITEYTEGNKLRKLPCSHEYHVHCIDRWLSENSTCPICRRAVLASGNRESVV, encoded by the exons ATGGAAAGCTCAGATTCTAGTGATAAAGGAAATGTTGATCAATCAGAAGCACAACGTCAGAGTCAGCTAGATCGGTTAGATCGAGAAGAAGCTTTCTATCAGTTTGTAAACAACCTGAGTGAAGAGGACTACAGGCTTATGAGAGATAACAATTTGCTAGGAACACCAG GTGCGGAGTCTGCAGAAGATGTCTCAAATGGAGATTCTATTATAGACTGGCTTAATTCAGTCCGACAGACTGGAAATACAACACGAAGCGGACAACGGGGAAACCAGTCTTGGAGAGCAGTGAGCCGGACTAACCCAAATAGTGGTGACTTCAGATTCAGTTTGGAAATAAATGTCAACCGTAATAATGGGAACACAAATCCAGAAACTGAGAATGAGCCATCTGTAGAGCCTTCCAGCGGGGAGGATTTGGAAAACAGCCAAAGTGACTCTGAAATTCCAAGGTCTGAATCGCCATCTGTAAGGCAGCCTGGATCAGAAAGGAGCACTTCGGAGGAGCTAACAACTGAGGAAGCTTCCCCTCCTAGAGGGCAGAGGAGAGCGAGAAGTAGGAGTCCAGAACAGCGGAGAACGCGGGCTAGGACTGATAGAAGTAGGTCACCTATTAATCCAGTGAGTGAGCCTCCTCGCAGGTCTCATCACAATACATCATCTCAAACACTTGACCACTCCTCAGTGAATGAAGCCGAGGGAAGCTCTAGAACTAGGCAGCATGTGACGTTAAGGCAGCATGCAGTGGGGACTGAGATgccaaatgaaaatgcagttttgttttcaaCCCCTGAAACAAGACCCGTTCCTCAAGCAGCAGGTTCTTCAGAAACTAACGGCACCAGTGAGTCTGCAACTCCTGGTCAGAGGCCACCTACCATAGTACTTGATCTTCAGGTGAGAAGAGTTCGTCCAGGAGAGTATCGGCAAAGAGACAGCATAGCCAACAGAACTCGGTCCAGGTCCCAGACACCTAACAACACGGTCACTTACGAAAGCGAACGGGGAGGGTTTAGGCGCACGTTTTCACGTTCAGAACGGGCGGGAGTGAGAACTTACGTCAGTACCATTAGGATTCCTATCCGTAGGATCTTAAACACAGGCTTGAGTGAGACTACATCAGTTGCTATTCAGACTATGCTAAGGCAGATAATGACAGGCTTCGGAGAGCTGAGTTACTTTATGTATAGTGATAGTGATGCAGATCCTAGTGGCCCAACTCCAAATCAGAACGTGGATGCTTCTGAGGCACAGAACGGAGGTGGTGGTACTTCAAGCAATGAAAGTACGGATGTTAGCTCAGGGGAGGTGTATGAAGGTGGCAATGAAGGTGGTTCAACATCTGGTGCCAGACGGGAAGGTCGGAATACAAGGGGATCGGTCACATTTGAAGAAAGTGGCTCTCTGCCATTCCTTAGCCTAGCACAATTTTTCCTACtaaatgaagatgatgatgaccAACCAAGAGGACTCACCAAAGAACAAATTGACAACCTAGCGATGAGGAATTTTGGTGAGAGCGATGCTCTGAAAACCTGTAGTGTGTGCATTACAGAGTACACGGAAGGCAACAAGCTCCGTAAATTGCCTTGTTCGCACGAGTATCATGTCCACTGCATTGATCGCTGGTTATCAGAAAATTCCACTTGTCCCATTTGTCGCAGAGCCGTCTTAGCTTCTGGTAACAGAGAGAGTGTTGTCTAA
- the RLIM gene encoding E3 ubiquitin-protein ligase RLIM isoform X1, whose protein sequence is MESSDSSDKGNVDQSEAQRQSQLDRLDREEAFYQFVNNLSEEDYRLMRDNNLLGTPGEITEEELLRRLHQVKEGPPQQNSDENRGAESAEDVSNGDSIIDWLNSVRQTGNTTRSGQRGNQSWRAVSRTNPNSGDFRFSLEINVNRNNGNTNPETENEPSVEPSSGEDLENSQSDSEIPRSESPSVRQPGSERSTSEELTTEEASPPRGQRRARSRSPEQRRTRARTDRSRSPINPVSEPPRRSHHNTSSQTLDHSSVNEAEGSSRTRQHVTLRQHAVGTEMPNENAVLFSTPETRPVPQAAGSSETNGTSESATPGQRPPTIVLDLQVRRVRPGEYRQRDSIANRTRSRSQTPNNTVTYESERGGFRRTFSRSERAGVRTYVSTIRIPIRRILNTGLSETTSVAIQTMLRQIMTGFGELSYFMYSDSDADPSGPTPNQNVDASEAQNGGGGTSSNESTDVSSGEVYEGGNEGGSTSGARREGRNTRGSVTFEESGSLPFLSLAQFFLLNEDDDDQPRGLTKEQIDNLAMRNFGESDALKTCSVCITEYTEGNKLRKLPCSHEYHVHCIDRWLSENSTCPICRRAVLASGNRESVV, encoded by the exons ATGGAAAGCTCAGATTCTAGTGATAAAGGAAATGTTGATCAATCAGAAGCACAACGTCAGAGTCAGCTAGATCGGTTAGATCGAGAAGAAGCTTTCTATCAGTTTGTAAACAACCTGAGTGAAGAGGACTACAGGCTTATGAGAGATAACAATTTGCTAGGAACACCAG GTGAAATTACTGAAGAAGAGTTGCTGAGAAGGCTACACCAAGTTAAAGAAGGTCCGCCACAGCAAAACAGTGATGAGAATAGAG GTGCGGAGTCTGCAGAAGATGTCTCAAATGGAGATTCTATTATAGACTGGCTTAATTCAGTCCGACAGACTGGAAATACAACACGAAGCGGACAACGGGGAAACCAGTCTTGGAGAGCAGTGAGCCGGACTAACCCAAATAGTGGTGACTTCAGATTCAGTTTGGAAATAAATGTCAACCGTAATAATGGGAACACAAATCCAGAAACTGAGAATGAGCCATCTGTAGAGCCTTCCAGCGGGGAGGATTTGGAAAACAGCCAAAGTGACTCTGAAATTCCAAGGTCTGAATCGCCATCTGTAAGGCAGCCTGGATCAGAAAGGAGCACTTCGGAGGAGCTAACAACTGAGGAAGCTTCCCCTCCTAGAGGGCAGAGGAGAGCGAGAAGTAGGAGTCCAGAACAGCGGAGAACGCGGGCTAGGACTGATAGAAGTAGGTCACCTATTAATCCAGTGAGTGAGCCTCCTCGCAGGTCTCATCACAATACATCATCTCAAACACTTGACCACTCCTCAGTGAATGAAGCCGAGGGAAGCTCTAGAACTAGGCAGCATGTGACGTTAAGGCAGCATGCAGTGGGGACTGAGATgccaaatgaaaatgcagttttgttttcaaCCCCTGAAACAAGACCCGTTCCTCAAGCAGCAGGTTCTTCAGAAACTAACGGCACCAGTGAGTCTGCAACTCCTGGTCAGAGGCCACCTACCATAGTACTTGATCTTCAGGTGAGAAGAGTTCGTCCAGGAGAGTATCGGCAAAGAGACAGCATAGCCAACAGAACTCGGTCCAGGTCCCAGACACCTAACAACACGGTCACTTACGAAAGCGAACGGGGAGGGTTTAGGCGCACGTTTTCACGTTCAGAACGGGCGGGAGTGAGAACTTACGTCAGTACCATTAGGATTCCTATCCGTAGGATCTTAAACACAGGCTTGAGTGAGACTACATCAGTTGCTATTCAGACTATGCTAAGGCAGATAATGACAGGCTTCGGAGAGCTGAGTTACTTTATGTATAGTGATAGTGATGCAGATCCTAGTGGCCCAACTCCAAATCAGAACGTGGATGCTTCTGAGGCACAGAACGGAGGTGGTGGTACTTCAAGCAATGAAAGTACGGATGTTAGCTCAGGGGAGGTGTATGAAGGTGGCAATGAAGGTGGTTCAACATCTGGTGCCAGACGGGAAGGTCGGAATACAAGGGGATCGGTCACATTTGAAGAAAGTGGCTCTCTGCCATTCCTTAGCCTAGCACAATTTTTCCTACtaaatgaagatgatgatgaccAACCAAGAGGACTCACCAAAGAACAAATTGACAACCTAGCGATGAGGAATTTTGGTGAGAGCGATGCTCTGAAAACCTGTAGTGTGTGCATTACAGAGTACACGGAAGGCAACAAGCTCCGTAAATTGCCTTGTTCGCACGAGTATCATGTCCACTGCATTGATCGCTGGTTATCAGAAAATTCCACTTGTCCCATTTGTCGCAGAGCCGTCTTAGCTTCTGGTAACAGAGAGAGTGTTGTCTAA